The Pseudanabaena sp. ABRG5-3 genome includes the window CAAGATTCCGTCTCGATCGCTCCTACGAAAACTTTGTTGACTTTAAACCCTCACAAGGGCTAAATCCTAGCCTCAATGTCCGAGTTTCAGGAGCCGTAGCCGAGGTCACACGTGTCCCAATTAACTCGAATCGCCCCAATGATTTGTTTAGTCCTAACGAAGTACCTGTCAGCAATCTGGGGGCTCAGCGTACACTGCAAGTCCAAGCTAGTGTGACGGGGACTGCCCTCGCCCCCGATATTCGCCTATCTAGTAGTCCACCCCGTAGTCAAGCAGAAATCATTGCGCTCATTGGTGGTGGCGTATTACAAAAACAAGGAGCTTCCGATCCTGCCGCCGCCCTTGCTAACTTTGCAGGTAGTACCGTCTTAAACTTTCTACAAGATGCGATCGGTGATGCACTCAATCTTGCGGAGTTTAACCTTAGTCCTGTCACAACCAATACCTCAGGTAGTAGTAGAACAGGAACACTTGGGCTGTCGGCTGAGGCTGTCATCAATGTCAGTAATAGCTTCTCTGTGGCGCTACAACGGATTATCAACGACTCCACTCAACCAACTAATTTCTCGGTTCGTTATCGTGTTGATCCGAATATTTTGTTGCGCGGCAACTATGGATCTGACGGGAATAAAGGGATTTCCATCGAATACGAGAATCGGTTTTAAATTTGGCAAGTTTCAAAAGGCGGCGCTAAGCGCCGCCTTTTTTGTTTTTGTAGCGACTGCGAGATTACTGTTAGACTAGTAAATGCGCGAAATTGTGTAACCCGTCAACTTTGCGTGACAAATTTAACTTTTGAAAGATTTTCGGATAATTACCACTATGTTCTGGGCGGATAAATTTGCAGCAGATGCAAGCGGCGATCGCATTATTGTTAACGATTCCAAAACCCCCTCTGGGCGCGTCCATGTTGGCTCATTGCGCGGGGTTGTGATTCACGATGCCATCTATCGCGCCCTTAAACACGCAGGCAAACCCGTCACTTTTACCTATGGTGTGGATGACTATGATGCTCTCGACACCGTACCCCATTATTTAGACAAGGAGAAATTTGCGCCCTATCTCGGCTATCCCCTTTGTAATGTTCCTTCGCCTGAAGCGACAGCAACTGACTATGCTAAGTACTTTATGGGCGAATTTTTGGAAGTATTCGAGCATTTAGGGGTACGTCCTGAAATCTATTACCTGCGCGATCTCTATCGTTCAGGCAAGATGAATCCCTATATAGATCTCTTCTTGAACAATGCTCACCTTGTCCGTGAAGCCTACAAAGAAGTCAGCAAAGCCGATCGCCCCTCAAATTGGTATCCATTCCAAACCATTTGCGAAAACTGCGGCAAGATTGCGACTACCGTTGTCACTGACTATCAAGATGGCAAAGTCTTCTATACCTGTCAGCCCAATGCTATGGAATATGTCAAGGGTTGCGGTCATACAGGCTGGGTATCCCCCTTTGATGGCAATGGTAAATTACCTTGGAAAGTAGAATGGGTCGCCAAATGGGAAGTTGTTGGTGTATCGATCGAACTTGCTGGTAAGGATCACTCGCAAAAGGGGGGTTCCCGTGATGTCGCTAATTCCATCTGTCGCAAAGTCCTCAAAAAGAATCCACCCACCCATGCTCCCTATGAGTTTATCTTAGTAAATGGAACAAAG containing:
- the lysS gene encoding lysine--tRNA ligase, whose amino-acid sequence is MFWADKFAADASGDRIIVNDSKTPSGRVHVGSLRGVVIHDAIYRALKHAGKPVTFTYGVDDYDALDTVPHYLDKEKFAPYLGYPLCNVPSPEATATDYAKYFMGEFLEVFEHLGVRPEIYYLRDLYRSGKMNPYIDLFLNNAHLVREAYKEVSKADRPSNWYPFQTICENCGKIATTVVTDYQDGKVFYTCQPNAMEYVKGCGHTGWVSPFDGNGKLPWKVEWVAKWEVVGVSIELAGKDHSQKGGSRDVANSICRKVLKKNPPTHAPYEFILVNGTKMSSSKGVGSSAKEIADLLPPELLRFLMLRTQPRSVINFMPNYETVTRLFRDYDTLIGKYQDDAPKDEKAQEELVPLIYSQLNTEETVEGYQAFDFSTLISLLQIPHLDLEAEIAARSANPLSDHDWAVVRDRIRVGKKWLQDYADEEEKLVLYLDSIPDKAKTLTAEQITYLEALATNLAGDVNWDGEELQTLLFSTSKQVEVSQKSAFAAVYYTFLNKERGPKAGSLLSYLEKDFVIQRIKDAIALNLVAN